atccatagatgtgttagtaacttttgcataatcttgagcccgtgcaaagttttttctcagcaattacaccaccgatcgtattgattttgggcgcaatcgaaagagaatttcttaattagctgaaagttcaattttcaaattgcgacataactcctgagcttcggaattcaagaaaatgacatgtcaattttacccccaccaccgaaatttactttattcagagataatatagtctcggcgagagcctcgggccagcagacgacagggctgtcaatgtacttgtcccgagactctaccgagtctcttgatactacatgtaacttggatagtacatttttcaatgtcttcaatatttatgaatttttttggaatttttttatttttctttacagaattttttcgattgtttttttatttttgttgaatttttctgaacttttcaatttttcgtttattatttttatagaatttttttcctggttctaaatcttttttctatgtcatccagaaacaagagaccatcaatgtacttgtcccaaccttttttcccctagttTATAATAGGTTGAACAAACGCAATAATTCTATTGTTAGATTAGAGgatggaaattttttggaTATAACTGGAATTGTGATGGTTCGTCAATTGGGACCGATAAAAGAAATTCCAGTTATACCTGGTCGATCTTTCCATATCATACGCGATCCTGACTTGTATATTATTGACCACGACCTTGGCTTAAGATCTGGAATGTTTTTTCATATCGTTCAACGAAACAATCGACTTCTTCCAATTTTACCTCACAAGATAGCCGATAAATGTGTTGAAATCAAACTGAATgatcattttcattgtttaaTTCCTCTAGTGAACAAAATAGAAGAGGATTGAACTTATTTAAATGGAACTGCCTCATCCTTATATATGTAATATTACATCAAATATATCATAtatgttataaaaaataataactgtAATTTATAAACAATATGCGAAcgatataatatatatatcttTTACGAGtgatatatattgtaacggtaagCTTTTAGACGTGACCCGCTACGCGTGTTTTCGAGCTACTAAAAATtcaggagcaggcatgaaatgaacgagagattaagaatttatgtttgaaaatataacaatGGTGTTTATtcaccgtttttttttgtgtaaaaaattaaatgtgaTGCGAATCGTTGGTGTTTTGTGGTGTAAATGAAAATCTCTCcctaatttcaataaatttgtcCAGTTTATGCGTGGTATCGCTCTTTTACGTAAAGAAACTTGTCCAGTTTTAATTATTTCTGCTCTCTTTTGCTAATTCTTATCAATTCTGCTCTGTGGGctcagaaattaattcctaattttttttcgattctcaaatttaatcaatctGATTAATTCTGTGTTCCTATACAATTTTAAAGGCTATTGTTAGACTGGCTCGATACAAATCAACtgagattgatcaaatttttcttgacaattaaattaatttttattttaatcaaatGTCTAAATTGATTTGGATGTGGGAAACAGCCCTCGCTTCAAAGAGAGTACTGGAAGCTTATGCTTTCGAAATAGATTACTATtgcttccaacaaaataaattttaaaagggaaatttgttgaaaatggTCCtaaacttagaaaccgatgacccattcttcttatttgattcgaacagctaaatcaattgaaaaaaattccatctcatttacgtgcagcattaaaatttattatatcaattcagGGCCAAGCATTTTctaatgaagtgaaaaaagttaccacttgaattacgtgcagcactaaaatttatgatatcaatcggtggacaagtattttatgagtaacttcaaagttcaacattatggaattgttctaagaagcttttaaatccaaatatatcacatgcaagctaatcatttcttgctctatggtggcagagacttataagaaaatcgattcttttcagactttcaagagcttctgatattattcacaatattcgacgtcgattggattgttacaaattatgtttaaatatgagttagaagtacttgtccggcccctTGATtagatgggccggacaagtacttttaacacatatttaaacataatttgtatcgatccaatcgacgtcgaattttgtgaataatgccagaggatcctgaaagtctgaaaagaatcgattttcttataagtttctgccaccatagagtaacaaatgactagctttcatgtcatttttttcgatttaaaagcttcttagaacaatttaataatgtcaaaatttggagttactaataaaatacttgtccaccgattgatatcataaattttaatgctgcacgtaaattagatggaatttttttcaattgatttagctgttcgaatcaaataagaagaaaaataacaagtaaaaaataaaaaccgaaaaatcgcgcttgaaatcattttggaaaccgatgcctcattcttcttatttgattcgaagggctaaatcaactaaaaaaaattccatctaatttacgtgcagcattaaaatttattatatcaattcgaggccaagtattttctaataaattgaaaaaagttaccatttgagttacgtgcagcactaaaatttatgatatcaatcgaaggacaagtaatttatgagtaactccaaatttcaacatcatggaactgttttaagaagcttttaaatctaaaaaaatcacatgcaagctagtcatttcttactctatgatggcagagacaatcgatttttttcagactttcaggagctactgatattattcacaatattcgacgtcgattggatcgatagaaattatgtttaaatatgagttaaaagtacttgtccggcccatcactttccattaaacttattatatttaaataaaaatcagggcttttttagaactgttggagcacaaatattcatgcagagggaatttagagagttattttcaagtaattttctcttaattgcactaatttaataagaatggaaacaaattgtcctgtaatatacaaaagatgttattgtgcatcgataaataaaaaacattttgcacattaaatatgttgaagcttccaaaataactccccagtttgtattgctatgacggcagtgtttacttctcacttcttccagcgaacgaatttcattcggcataactaacctaaatcgcatttcaataaatttttaaccggattctcccgtacagtttcgtttttttatgattgatttttatttgatttaaatgaaaagtgatgggccggacaagtacttttaactcatatttaaacataatttctatcgatccaatcgacgtcgaatattgtgagaaatatcagtagctcctgaaagtctgaaaaaaatcgattgtctctgccatcatagagtaagaaatgactagcttgcatgtgatttttttggatttaaaagcttcttaaaacagttccatgatgttgaaatttggagttactcataaattacttgtccttcgattgatatcataaattttagtgctgcacgtaactcaaatggtaacttttttcaatttattagaaaatacttggcctcgaattgatataataaattttaatgctgcacgtaaattagatggaattttttttagttgatttagcccttcgaatcaaataagaagaatgaggcatcggtttccaaaatgatttcaagcgcgatttttcggtttttattttttacttgttatttgattcttttaacactttaaaaaagagataaagtttagttttttttaaagatgatgctttttcaagatttgtgaaatttttttcgaattgttctgtattttttttataaaataatttttttgcccattttttataaaaattttgttttaaagtttttttcatggatggaattatcaacaaacgagggaccatcaatgtacttgtcccaaccttttttttcctaggggaagtttatggtttgatatcacgtcttttttctcaaaagttccttatttatgttcagttgactataggatattagtttaaatttctatgaattatttatgattttcgtcttataacgttggttttcacgaaaaaagacctatttttcgtcaaaattgtactggacatatttcgtcacaggtctgtcctcggacttcggcgattttttcccttgtactctaatatgttttgtcaattaggaacccaagagcacggccgcaagcgggttggaggccgggatatgattttcggcttatagcgtaggtttccacgaaaaaagacctatttttcgtaaaaattgaactggaaatatttcgtcacaggtctgttcttggactttggcgatttttttccttgtactctaatatgttttgtcaattaggaaccaaagagtacggtgaaaagcaggttgtaggtcgtgatatgattttcggcttataacgttggtttccacgaaaaaagacctaaatttcgtcaaatttgaactggaaatatttcgatagaggtttgttcttggactttggtgatttttctccttgtcttctaatatgttttgtccattggaaactcaagagcatgtagcaatgcgtgttacgggctgagatatgatttccggcttataacgttagtgaaaagaaaggaaaagagaaaagatagatcaaattcaagacacaacgaatacaacagaattggccatttttaaatgtcgttttggcattctgaatctagacattttcgtgtcatccaaaacatgcccccgatgaaatatatttccaaagtttgcaagtggtcgcggagatccaattatctacagtttgatagttgcagaaaaaaggcacccagaaacatttattatgtcagaattcaaagaactaaaaaaaactgagcgtacttgattcaacagagcaacggaattcaaagacgtttaaggtacctgcattgcttgtggaggaaaacaatttcatttcaggataatttagaaataaattaggaaattcagaaatttagcatagaatttagaaaaaggaaaattaagataattagtaaagctaaaaacttttgtgatgaatttttgaaattacatgttacggttggagtaaaaaatttaaatgattggcacacatgctgcgacacaaaaatatcaaagtttgaaggtattcgctccatactgcagtaatacaaacttcaacactatttgaaaggaaacactttaaaacttgctgaacaaagttccattacatattaccataatcaaagatagggggtgatacttagcacatatacttatccacagaaatttccaaattcgcaggtatcggctgcaattcaatgtatctgcgcaatgagtttggaagacagcagtttcaaatccatccataaatgagcaactgaagacttttgtaatgaatttttcacttcatatttatgttacggtgggagtcaaaaaataaaatgaatggcacagtatataaattttatagtttgcagatttttgctgtatttcaatgatccgaatctacagcattataaagAAAAGTTGCAAAAGTcgtgatgttacattaaaatgacctagcgcacattgcattcagcaattctgtaagtttctggggatgttggtaggcattatatttgatcgcatccaaaactgagcaacagtagacttatcggaatgaattttttttataataattccatatttgtagtttgcaaagtggaaatactcaacatacatgtcattccataagttttgttatcaaaatttgtgtttgcataccgcattcttaagatacgacttttcatatcatcagcaaaaaaagcatccaaaggctttctagaaaagtttccaaatttatcactcgacagacctaatgggaaaagaataactacatactataccaagaccagatttttttttgaaaatctgatttacaaaatgtgcaattcaagatcatagttagaaacctctcgaatcatgttaccacaatcatcatgaaggagtagagaatcataggacacatattagggaacgaattaataatatgaatcgatccgctgcaaactgatgaggtgaaaacaaggatcggagagggcagagccaaactgaatatcaagcaaaatatggggatgtttaaaaataatgacgacacaaaaaataaattagaaaacatttattcaattaaagtttatcattctaacagtttcatgtatttttgttctagttattcgtatatatgtaAGTTGGAAGCTAGTCCAACTTATAGCGCGGTACGTCAGAGGCCGCCAGCTCGACACTCACACCAAGCTAGAGGCGAAAAGTAGTCGCGCTGTGGAATCGGAAACTGCGTGTAAGAAGGCAGTCCCTCAGAGATATTCATGGGAGCATCACAGCGCTTGTCGCGACCAATTATAATTATAAGATAatcaattattataattaagaAAGGCTGTACTTGTTGTTGATTCAGGTAAACCTGGGTACAATAATCTCATGTATTATTATCGAATTGTTTTAAATGTGTGTAACattgtaaatatattttcagttATTTCTTGCTCAACCGCAGTACTTTCTCAACGGTGACGTTGTCGCCTAATCCCTCTAAACAGACTAACTAAGAAATTGtctcatatatataacctatgtacacatgatatataaccacgccactgacgctatattcgcactggacaatatttctcgtactctggtttaattgaaggattatttcagttaacacttatttccaatcgaacgaaataatgaaatcttgaaaagtttcgttgacatatgcatcgcgcattttttatattctttttcacacacacatcacaggctacatttacgcggtcgctttgataccggtttaatatatcacaaataacaaaataaatagtaatatgcacttctttagatgacgaaaattatttttttattgatcccgcacgcacatcgtaatgtcgaaactctattcatacgatcaaaaattgacacatggtttatacatatatatatattgtaacggtacgtttgtgcttgtgcacaccgtcacgccaagattcgagcaattcgataataaagaagagcgggcatgaaggaaaaacaaaagtaaaatgaacttagattgaaatgacaaatgttttattcaattttttaattgttttaaaccaaattacaaaaataaaggctttttatttgaaattgagtttttccgctttattttaatcgcatgtaaaattttatttccggtatctttctttgtaaaaagaataattttcgcagaattaattatcataaacttcgcatgaatttacgctcgcttttattagaataataacaattaatagtttcgcttgcaataataatttttcaatataacaaTCATTCtctcgccaacgctggtcttgataaatttttaattaattttgtttgataattcgatcatttgataatttgataattgagctataattcttagaaactcactttttgactctatacaatcCAAATcaattgttcgagtggattcTTCTGatcgatctcactcttttgactcgatataattcaaataaattgttttcagtgagttaaatttgttttgaataatttatttagctcaaaatgataaatgactcgaaattgtctcgttttgagaataaagaaaatttgtttgattttatgatttctactgaatttgatcaccactcagaaaacaataactcattgatggaaaagaatccacccagagatcttgagacagaacgaacccgaactgtcccggcccctctggcgtggaaaggtaggagtcctacccaagaatcttgtgaccgaacgaaatcgaacggccacggccctcttggatagaaaaaggataggaaatctaccaggaatcttgagacagaacggaatcgaactgtcccggccctcctggatagatcggaaactctcacctaagaaacttgagttcaaacgaaatcgaatgaacccggccctcttagcgtgagagaggaaaggtgttattctgtttgaattctgagtgggataatagcgatgttattttgctctttgtttttagagctatttttgaaatgagtgaaaattctatgtttctttattctcgattttatggcgagttcacgcggcgagatccggaggcaagactggcttttggttatggcatgcgagtcgagctctcagggattcgagacgtgactggctcctagctcctagcgtggcgagattcgatatgagacaagccaccggagcttctgcgctcgggtttttatactctcccgaacaaaggaaataataataataacgcgcttggactttgtcccttactccaattcgctgcgcgacttaatctcgaaccagggactcccactctaaattctctgattggtgcgctaactcccccgcgtgggtcccaattggccgagtcgagctgcagtcacactgcgcatgtgcgagaatttaatgaaatttaataaactcgatttttattgtttttatgcgcaattcgtatctttttcaattattttgctatgatttctaacaaatttctaaacaataacatttttatttcgtttcaattaattatttgctcgtgactgcgtctattgcacgtgcctgtgaaagtaggtcatcgcgcatgcgcattgtgcacgctcgatctttcaaagaaaagttttcttaagtttttaaataattttaatctgaaattccacaatacgtttctttaataatccgcatcattattttcaataagaaagagtttatttaattgaaattcaataaaataaagaatttcatgaatctagggaattttggtGGAACGAAATTaagttggcagcgctgagcgcctcgcttcccgagcgccgcttcgcgaagtgacagtttttcaacatggccgccggtgtaaacactcgtgcgtacCATGGcgtcaaataaaataaagttctcgagtcagtgtttcgcttcaacgccccccagaacaaaaagaaattttgagactctaaattgatttttgttctcaacagaaaataataataaaaaaaatgaaatttaatttggGATAGTGGGAGGACAGGGCGATGATCTTCtgaagatgatgatgattttGATGATTTGCAGGTTTTTCGAGGATCTTGATGTTTTTTCAGCTTGGCTCTAGATGACAGCGATGTTGTTTTTCAGCGGAGTTCTTGATGGTGATTAGTCGCTCCAAAAATCGACCTCTCTCTCCTGCTCTTCCTCCAAGTCCATAAATTGCAGATGTTCTAATTGCCTCAGCTCAGCCTCGATTGGATCGAAAGGTTCCTGCCGTTGCTCTCCATTTACCAgtctttgtatttcttctggtGTTGCACATTTGATGTCATCTCGAAGCGAAAATGCATATTCGCCTTCTGTAGCGTATCCACGTTGAATGAGGCTTTCCCGCAGGTTGACGTAGTGTGGAGTGATAAAAAGATCGACCTCATGTCCATCTAGGGTTGGATGATCCCTGAGGATATTGACTTTTGCCCTTTGATTGACTAGCTTTCGTTGATAGTGAAGGCTGCAAACCATATCCCATCGATCCCCAATGTACGGTTTAATGTTGGTGATGTATGCCTTTGTACAGAAAGGTGGCACGCTGGCATATTGATGTGGTAAATTATGAAGTTCATCAACGGGATGCATGAGCGTCATCCCTCGGTCAATTAGCATCAAGGTAGCTTCTTCATCCTCGACGTTGGTCAATCTCCCACGACAGGCACGGTCACCATTTATAACAGCGTACATTCGATCTGTTTTTAGAGACACCCTTTGATCGTGTCTTCCATTTGTGAGttcgatgaataatttttcttcgaaaatacgcagctcttcaaattttgaaggagTTGTATACGAAAAGTTGGTTGGATTAAGAAATTCCAAGATCTTGACGTCATGAACGCCCTCCCAAGTCGCTGGCCATGGAGAAGGTGTCGGAACTCCCGGAATGACTTGTTCGATTCTCATTTTGAGATGGTTTTGGCAATTGGGTGTGAGCTGGTAGAAGGTTCGACTCGAGGTGTTGCTTGTAGCTCGTCTCGATGTGGACTGAAGGATCGCTGCTCCGCTcggctgcttttataccgTTCCGGCTTCTCCCACTCCTCGCTCGGTGGTGCTGCCCTCTGGTGGCCCATGATGAGTCGAGTTGGTGGTTTGGGGAAAgggaaattacatttttctatcCCTACTACTTTTTACAAGTACTGCCCTCTTCATTtagcatttttcgaattttttgttttttcaggtAGCGAGGTAAGTATAATTtgtctctttttcattttattctgtttaggtgaaaatttcaggtaAGTGGCGCTTTTTgtgtttcattttttgatcgcttatttataaaaataataataataataaccccttttttttatttttaggtaacgcaaagaaagaaaaacaccgGAAATTTCGTgtgtaacaaaaataatgatagcaATGTCTATTTgtttcgtttgtttgtttgaacaatgtttgtttgtttggtgTTGAAAACAATGATATTGtttgatttatttgaataatgacaataataacaatgataaacttaaatatgaaaataacaaatataaACTTTGTACTccttgtaataaaaataaataaatttgttaaaGAAAATTTCTCGAAATCCTTATTCTATTTTGCCTTTAATTAGACACTTTCTTATGAATTGGCGTTTCTCCGCTATATCCTTTTGACTGAAATCGATCGCACGACCCACCGCCTCGCATTCCGCAAAAGCACAGACAAACGCCCCACAATCGAAATTGTTCTGTTGTCTCGGAATATCCTGCTTCAAAATGATTGTCCACTCATGTGGATTGAAAGAATCTTGACCTTTGCTGGCCGCTTCTTTTATCATGTATTCTAATATTTCCGTGGGATATTCTCTGTTATTTCCCATTAAGCTATCAAAGtatttgatttatttgtcTCTAAAATCCACAGTTATTAGGCACCAATGTGCTCCAAGGTGAAGTGGAATCAGAACCAAATCATAGTCAAagatatttacattttttgtccaAAGTCTAATTGCCGGAAAACCTCCTGAGAGAAAGcgtggaaagaaaaatgtgttgaacgcgaaagtttttgaatatttcttgACAATCAAATCAAGATATTGATTAATTATCTCATCGTTCAACCACTTTCCATGGTTCAGCGTTTGCAAATCCCCATCTTTCACCACTGGTCccttatttcctttttcatttttcttcttttttgttttctccatATCATTGTTTTCTATCTTCCTTTTTTGTTGCCCTTGTCTTATTTTTCGTTGagcttcattttctttctcttcttcccaGTAGAATTCACCCGCTTTCCATCTTGTCCAATCTTCTTCGCTCTCTGTCATTGCTTCCTTGTATTTGtgtcttttcaaaatttcttcctctctctttttctccctccatTCCATCGTAGACACAGGCATTTTAAACTCTTCTCCTGGCATATCAGAAATTGGGGAAAGCATTGTCGGAACCTCGAATTCCTTTTGAATTTGTACAAACTTATCAAAGTTTCGTACGAATTGTTCGATCTTTTGTCGACTCGATAAACGGCTTTTATCGACGTCAATCGGGACAAGGCGCCAGACAAATGCTTGGACACCCTTAATTTTGTATGCCGGCGTTTGCGTGCCCGAGGATCGCACAgcgattttttgaattattggGTCTTTCTTGTCCcatctttcaaatttttcgacgGCTTTTACGTCGGTATGCGCAGGCCCATCCCATACGCCCATTTCGCCGGTTTGCAtacaaaaatgcattttttcggCAAGGTCGATAGTCTGTGTCGACGCGTCCATATTTGCTATAAAATCatataatttttgtttctcctacttccaattattttattaaacgtTTCTAATTACTTTTTCTGGCACATTATTACcttatttcgtttattttccgTTTTATTCGTCCGAAAAATCGCTCCCGCTTGAAAAAACGCGTCGTTCGAAATTTTTGTCGAAGAGTATACAAATTTTCCCTAGATAGGTAGACTCGCATGTAAATACGGGATTCGCTAGTTGACATCAGCGACAGTGGCGAACACGGGAACTACATTTCAAGAACTTTTGACCAGATGAAATGAACtttgtttttccttgtttttacAGTTAATTTTGATTAAATAAATGTTTCTTTTGATTACATTGA
The window above is part of the Venturia canescens isolate UGA chromosome 5, ASM1945775v1, whole genome shotgun sequence genome. Proteins encoded here:
- the LOC122411372 gene encoding sentrin-specific protease 1-like; this translates as MDASTQTIDLAEKMHFCMQTGEMGVWDGPAHTDVKAVEKFERWDKKDPIIQKIAVRSSGTQTPAYKIKGVQAFVWRLVPIDVDKSRLSSRQKIEQFVRNFDKFVQIQKEFEVPTMLSPISDMPGEEFKMPVSTMEWREKKREEEILKRHKYKEAMTESEEDWTRWKAGEFYWEEEKENEAQRKIRQGQQKRKIENNDMEKTKKKKNEKGNKGPVVKDGDLQTLNHGKWLNDEIINQYLDLIVKKYSKTFAFNTFFFPRFLSGGFPAIRLWTKNVNIFDYDLVLIPLHLGAHWCLITVDFRDK